Within the Populus trichocarpa isolate Nisqually-1 chromosome 14, P.trichocarpa_v4.1, whole genome shotgun sequence genome, the region atgAGCTCGTGATTGTGTTGTTTGTGTAGATGAAAGTCATCACCTTTCAATAGGTGCTAACATGATAGCTGCTTCTGGTGCTGGAGCGGCAACAACTATTTTCACAAATCCTCTTTGGGTTGTAAAGACAAGACTTCAAGTGCGTTTGTTTAGTTCACGTCTTATTTTTTCTGTAATTGTGAAAAAGATACTAATTAACCTAGCACTCACCAATTGAAGCATCTAAAGAATATTTAGACCAGGTTTCCTttttttacaccttgtatcaTTAGCATGATGCATATAGCTCATTTGAGTCaagctttttgtttgtttccatGATGAACATGCCATGCCCACAGCCATGATGCACATTCGAGGATGGGCCAAGTGTGAGCTCACATGATGGAGAGGGGAGGACCTCCTCTCGAGTTcacatttgttattattttccgAGAGTAAGATATCCTACTTGTCCAGTCAACAACAATGCATTTGCCTGTGTGAAACCAGGTAGTATTAGCTAGATTGATGTGCTTAGGagttccctttcttcttcttgttaattTAGTTGcttgtgattattattatatttttgatttattttatatgatatgTTTATGCAATGTGTACTTAAGTCATGACCTTGAAATTTGTGCATTGTACAAGGTAATGATAATTAAATCTTCTATACATGTAAATGACTTGTTCTGGCGTGGAAAGTGGAAAGATAggagaagaaataaattgaacatAGAATCCTTTAGTAGGCCACTAGCTGGGAAGATGAGTGGATGCATGCGTATTTCAAGGAGCTGAGGAGGTCAGCATTCACAGTATTGTTTGCTTTTGCTCTGCAGACTCAAGGAATGAGAGCAGGTATCGTTCCATATAGGAGTACACTGTCTGCTTTGAGAAGAATAGCTCATGAGGAAGGCATGCGTGGGTTGTACAGGTATTGAATTCTACAAAGAATATCATTGGATTGTGTTAGATATTTATGTCTTTAGTTTGAAGGTGAGATTTAATATCTTGTGTGGCAATCAGTGGTCTTGTGCCTGCATTGGCTGGTGTTAGTCATGTTGCCATCCAATTTCCAACATATGAGAAGATCAAAATGTACTTGGCCACCCGAGGTAATTTATAACCAGTTTTACTCTCTTTGTAATTTGAAAGaggaaagaattttttttctagttaatttcttgTTCCAGGTAATACCACAATGGATAAACTAGGTGCACGTGATGTTGCTGTTGCCTCATCAGTCTCCAAAATATTTGCTTCGACATTGACATATCCACATGAGGtatgttcttgaaaaaataatctgatGTCATTAGTTAATATATCCGTGTTCACTAATCAGCATGAAAAGTATAAAGGTCCTTGATGCTCAACTGCTCCCCACCTTCTCTAAGGTTCAGGGAGCTCTATAATATTTCGATGGTCTTCTTTTGGGGTTGTATGTGTTTTTAAAGTGCAAAAATTTGGATAATAATGAAACACTTCTTGCTTGTAATTGGAAGTTCCATGTCATTTTTTAGCAATcagaatcaaattttaaatgtattttcgAAGCTGCCTGTGATTGTAGAATTGTTATTGAGATTGTTTTGTTTATAGGCAtgttataaaattcaaacttattATGTAATGAAGAGTGCAGTcacttttatctttaaaataaaaatcttatgatGCTGTTTCTTACCCTCGGAAGCTTTTGCGGGTAGTAAGAATCACTTAGCATTCAAGTTTCAGTTTTATGAGCTTGTGACATAGTTTAAAAAGATACCTGAAATAGGTAAATATGAGAATTGTGCtcactgacaaaaaaaaaataccctgaATGCCAATGCTTAAGGACTTCCCTTGGAAATCCTGTGAAGTGATGGGATACAGCTTTAAAAAATTCCCTTATTTCATTTCGCCACCAAAAAAGAATTGCTGAGAAAAAGCTATCCCAAATAACTCTATTGCCCATATAGAAATCACATCCTCTCCTGGCCATTAACTTTGTACCAACTTTCTTGGATCTCTATAAACCCACAGCTCCACGCACCAACTCCTGTAAGCTTCTTGCTTGCTTACTTTCTATGTGACACTAAATGCTTGACTAGGATTAGTAGCTAGTTGTCTTGGTTGACAGGAAACTCTTACAGATTAATTTATTCTCTCATGATTTTGTAGGTAGTACGCTCAAGGCTTCAAGAACAAGGCTTCCACTCAGAAAAGCGTTACTCTGGTGTGGTTGATTGCATAAATAAAGTATTTCAACAAGAGGGTCTCCCTGGATTTTACCGTGGTTGTGCCACCAACCTTATTAGAACAACCCCCGCTGCTGTTATTACATTCACTAGCTTTGAGATGATTCACAGGTTTCTTGTCACCCTTTTCCTTCCTGATCCACAGCCTCACACATTGTGAAGATGGATCTTATTTGAGAATATTGCATGGATAGATATGGCTCGCATTGCCTTGAACTGCAACATGGAAGAGCAGACGAGGTCAGTCAGTGTCATGATGTCTTTGTGATAATCCTTTCTCTAGATTATATTTATGTATTCTTCATTGTCTCAGGTAGTTCTTAGAAAAACTGGATGCATTGATGCCCACATCCCTCATTGAAATTCTGCAACAAGAAGTTGTCAGATGGGGAGTGAATATCAATTTACACTGACAGTGATAGTGATGATAAAAACGAGATGCTGTGTGAAATTTTCATATCAGAACAttcttttatgaataataatcaGAAATCATTTAACATCGTCTACTAAAGATTTCACACGCTGCATCCCCTTAGTTATAACCTGTGACCAAAAAACATGCTGCATAAAGATTGTTCATTGTGTGTGCATGATGGCAACAAACCTTGAAACAACTTCCTGCATCATGCTGAAATATCGATAACAGTGATTGGTATTGTGAACTCGTTGTCTTTATTGAGGAGCCCTAGGACTTTGCAATGGCATGCCAATCTATTCAGTGATTACCAGGCAATCGAATGGGTGCGTGCCAGATGAAAATTGGCCATAATTAATGCCACTCGAGGGCTGTGAACAATAGCGATCCTGGATCAAGTCTTGTttctg harbors:
- the LOC7491282 gene encoding nicotinamide adenine dinucleotide transporter 1, chloroplastic, which translates into the protein MPTTDSHAHAPTNPKQCLLCNAGAGAAAGVIAATFVCPLDVIKTRFQVHGLPKYDVATSSIKGSLIVGSLEQIFRREGLRGMYRGLAPTVLAMLPNWAVYFTIYEQFKSFLCSNDESHHLSIGANMIAASGAGAATTIFTNPLWVVKTRLQTQGMRAGIVPYRSTLSALRRIAHEEGMRGLYSGLVPALAGVSHVAIQFPTYEKIKMYLATRGNTTMDKLGARDVAVASSVSKIFASTLTYPHEVVRSRLQEQGFHSEKRYSGVVDCINKVFQQEGLPGFYRGCATNLIRTTPAAVITFTSFEMIHRFLVTLFLPDPQPHTL